A part of Halodesulfovibrio marinisediminis DSM 17456 genomic DNA contains:
- a CDS encoding tyrosine-type recombinase/integrase, with the protein MSTPSSTSSFVTGPFLNGVEAATYCGYSHDRFRQLAAEYQIPLYGPLKDRFCQIDLNTWMQSPNCFKSKGSINFQNVEPMEGDMSVHQRSNGSFEVKYRDELNCQKSENFGKGSDAERKAHAYDIYIKEMKKKGAVHRSVESDGQVRFDDIFRRYLEKKADDYINSNKYDELADDGDFVVDVKAESNGLVQKNCVGQNAYYPEWLQSLVHIYEKYLKKPLNAKPAAALDRTYLVNLIAREYRAKKKLSVSSKKRYLSYLKIVFNHGVKIGLIDRNPLADWSKGKEAARQATLTVEELKRIQDHAAPHISWAIEVAYNLGVRTGKSELLALKWEHVLWDSLEIRVYAPKTDTYRLVPVEPSFLQKLKEKYQEEPSEYIVEYRNKPMKRITKGFRNACIRAGITRNVVPYEIRHLSATRMLNEGADLACVSEVLGHATTAQTLKNYYHANKAGMRRAVSLLPSLG; encoded by the coding sequence GTGAGTACTCCTTCCTCTACCTCTTCTTTTGTTACTGGTCCTTTCCTCAATGGTGTAGAAGCTGCAACATATTGCGGTTACTCCCACGATCGCTTTCGTCAACTCGCTGCTGAATACCAAATTCCGCTTTATGGTCCTCTTAAGGATCGTTTTTGTCAGATTGATCTCAACACGTGGATGCAATCCCCCAACTGCTTTAAATCCAAAGGTTCAATTAATTTCCAAAATGTTGAACCAATGGAGGGTGATATGAGTGTCCACCAACGTTCTAACGGTAGTTTTGAAGTGAAGTACCGTGATGAGCTGAATTGTCAGAAGTCTGAAAACTTTGGGAAAGGTTCTGACGCGGAAAGAAAAGCTCATGCATATGACATCTACATCAAAGAGATGAAGAAAAAGGGTGCAGTTCATCGCAGTGTAGAAAGTGATGGACAGGTGCGTTTTGACGATATTTTTAGACGTTATCTCGAAAAGAAGGCGGATGATTACATTAACAGCAACAAGTATGACGAGTTGGCTGATGACGGAGACTTCGTTGTTGACGTGAAAGCTGAATCGAATGGTTTGGTGCAGAAGAACTGTGTGGGTCAGAACGCATACTATCCTGAATGGCTTCAGTCGTTGGTGCATATTTATGAAAAGTACCTTAAGAAGCCGTTAAATGCGAAACCAGCTGCTGCATTGGATCGTACTTACCTCGTTAACTTGATTGCTAGAGAGTATAGAGCAAAGAAAAAACTCTCCGTGTCTTCTAAAAAACGTTACCTTTCGTATTTGAAGATTGTTTTCAACCACGGTGTGAAAATTGGTCTCATTGACCGTAATCCACTTGCAGATTGGTCAAAGGGTAAAGAAGCTGCTCGTCAGGCAACACTCACGGTTGAAGAGTTGAAACGCATTCAAGATCATGCTGCTCCGCATATTTCTTGGGCAATTGAGGTTGCATATAATTTGGGTGTTCGCACTGGTAAGTCTGAATTACTTGCTTTGAAGTGGGAGCACGTACTCTGGGATAGTTTAGAAATTCGTGTATACGCTCCTAAGACAGATACTTACCGTCTAGTACCTGTTGAACCTAGTTTTTTACAGAAACTCAAGGAGAAGTATCAAGAAGAACCTTCAGAGTATATCGTGGAGTATAGGAATAAGCCGATGAAGCGTATAACCAAAGGTTTCCGCAATGCGTGTATCCGTGCAGGTATTACTCGTAACGTGGTTCCATATGAAATTAGACACTTATCCGCTACTCGCATGCTTAATGAAGGTGCTGACCTTGCTTGTGTTAGTGAAGTGCTTGGCCATGCTACCACTGCACAGACACTTAAGAACTACTACCATGCTAATAAGGCAGGTATGCGTCGCGCAGTGTCGCTGCTTCCCTC